DNA sequence from the Candidatus Cloacimonadota bacterium genome:
AAATTGGTGGAACGATGTTTCACGAACATATCAACTTCGCGGAAAGTACCTTCATCAAACAGTAGATCAAGCCGTTCTCGTGCTGTTAATTTCTTCTTGGCATGCTGTTTTTCGATGCGAGCTTCTCCGCCCATCTGCTTCGTTTTTTCTACCCTCTGTTTCAAATCATTTAGTTTATCTGAAACCTTCATTTTCTCTCCTAATTTATTTTTTAATTATTATACATTTCTATTGGATGGCGAAAAATCTGAGTAGGCTGCAAATTTGTAAAGGAAAACTATAATAATTTTTGAATGATATTCATAATTTTATTTGCCGCGGTAAAATATTTAAATACTAACCTTGAAAAGGTCTATTGCAAGAATTCCTCTGAATGAAACCTTTTCAAGGCGTCTTGATAACTCCCGGCACTATTATTCCTGCTTCACGGATTATCAGGATATCAGCTTCTCGTCCTTTAATTCGGATTGCATCATTTATTGCAGTTTGGAGATCAGGTTTTGTTTTAATGAATATTTTCTGCAGTTTTTCATCGTCAATTTCCGAAACAATCCAGAGCTGGTATTTCTGCATGAAATCTACAAATTTGGCAGCTTTGTGATAACCAAGTCTGTATTCCTTTTCTATTTTGGAAAATACTTCATTAGGCGTGGTGCAAGAACTGAGCAGTTTATAGAAATTATCATTCCCGATTCCCTGCCGGCAAGCCGAAACTAAAATGAAAATGCCATCCTCTTTTATAGCATTCCGGGCATTTTCGATTGCTTTCTGCGATTGATACAGATCGATATCCAATGGCATTTCTACGAT
Encoded proteins:
- a CDS encoding methylmalonyl-CoA carboxyltransferase; this encodes MKVSDKLNDLKQRVEKTKQMGGEARIEKQHAKKKLTARERLDLLFDEGTFREVDMFVKHRSTN